One window of the Pirellulales bacterium genome contains the following:
- a CDS encoding acyl-CoA thioesterase: MAAEQSQTPGVTVVCPIRWGDMDSLGHVNNIIYFQYCESARMAYFEALGLRNFQRQPTDGPGMVAANLNFRRQLRYPGTVHVTANVTQIKDRSFTLSYRLVDAEDGAVVADGASVCVWVDYAAGKALPLPTAMVDRMIELEQNPGLRGAPAD; the protein is encoded by the coding sequence TTGGCAGCCGAGCAATCGCAGACACCGGGCGTGACCGTCGTGTGCCCGATCCGCTGGGGCGACATGGATTCGCTCGGGCACGTCAATAACATCATCTATTTCCAGTACTGCGAATCGGCGCGGATGGCCTATTTCGAGGCCCTGGGCTTGCGCAACTTTCAGCGCCAACCTACCGACGGGCCGGGCATGGTCGCGGCGAACCTGAATTTCCGCCGCCAATTGCGATATCCCGGGACCGTGCACGTCACGGCCAACGTCACCCAGATTAAAGATCGCTCGTTCACGCTCAGCTATCGCCTGGTCGATGCCGAAGATGGCGCGGTCGTGGCCGACGGGGCCAGCGTCTGCGTCTGGGTCGATTATGCCGCCGGTAAAGCACTGCCCCTGCCGACGGCGATGGTCGACCGCATGATCGAGCTGGAGCAAAACCCAGGGCTCCGCGGCGCACCAGCGGACTGA